A window of Sutcliffiella cohnii contains these coding sequences:
- a CDS encoding M50 family metallopeptidase produces MNRYVNVLRKIHIHPVFWAIIGLSILTAKFWELLLLFSIVLVHELGHGFAAAHFKWKIKQILLLPFGGVAEMEEHGNRPVKEEVIVILAGPFQHVWLAILAYFLYIGEVITLQTFEMFFSFNVMILVVNLLPIWPLDGGKLLFILLSKYYAFSIAHEKALRFSFFFLIAFSILYLIVAPLHLNVWIIVAFLLFSLIQEWRQRHYVFIRFLLERYYGRKNEFTSLKPIVVDEKDKLLQVLYQFKRDCKHSIVVMKGNAKQEPLDENELLHAYFAEKLTSINIGDILYSY; encoded by the coding sequence TTGAATAGATACGTTAACGTATTACGAAAAATTCATATTCATCCGGTTTTTTGGGCGATTATCGGATTATCCATCTTAACTGCGAAGTTTTGGGAACTACTTCTTTTGTTTTCAATCGTTCTTGTTCACGAACTAGGACATGGGTTTGCAGCAGCTCATTTTAAATGGAAAATAAAACAAATATTACTATTACCTTTCGGCGGTGTCGCGGAAATGGAAGAACACGGGAATAGACCAGTTAAGGAAGAAGTTATTGTTATCTTAGCTGGTCCATTTCAGCATGTGTGGCTTGCTATTCTCGCATATTTCCTATATATCGGGGAAGTCATTACCCTACAAACATTTGAAATGTTTTTTAGTTTTAATGTGATGATTCTCGTCGTAAACTTATTGCCAATTTGGCCGCTAGATGGTGGAAAGCTATTATTTATTCTCTTAAGCAAGTACTATGCCTTTTCGATTGCACATGAAAAAGCATTGCGCTTTTCTTTTTTCTTTCTAATTGCTTTTTCTATTTTATATTTAATCGTTGCACCGCTACACTTAAACGTTTGGATTATCGTAGCCTTCCTTCTTTTTTCATTAATTCAAGAATGGCGACAGCGTCATTACGTGTTTATTCGTTTTTTACTTGAAAGGTATTACGGAAGGAAAAATGAGTTTACGAGCTTAAAGCCAATTGTTGTAGATGAAAAGGATAAGTTATTGCAAGTGCTGTATCAGTTTAAACGTGATTGTAAACATAGTATCGTCGTTATGAAAGGAAACGCGAAACAAGAACCACTTGATGAAAATGAATTATTACACGCTTATTTTGCGGAAAAGTTGACGTCGATTAATATTGGAGATATTCTGTATTCATATTAA
- a CDS encoding M23 family metallopeptidase produces the protein MNDRVKEFKKRAAKRKHDRLNNRVKQKQITSYVMKEDEKYGGQTSYTSVYEGGGSNEHPLFHKEVFLFKVLASAILVLVIAIMFKQPQAVLDKPRQFVERSMEESFQFAAFTNWYENQFGDALALFPGTGSKSSNEQTDIQYAVPASSRVMENFETNGQGIMVETDVHAPVTAMNEGWVTFAGNKSDTGTTVILQHVDGSYSWYGQLGSVDVKLFDLVPKGTEVGRTSASEDGTKGVFYFAIQKDDQFIDPTQVISFE, from the coding sequence ATGAACGATCGAGTTAAAGAATTTAAAAAAAGAGCGGCGAAACGAAAACACGATCGCTTAAACAACCGTGTCAAACAAAAACAAATAACGTCATACGTCATGAAAGAAGACGAAAAATATGGAGGACAAACATCGTACACTTCCGTATACGAAGGTGGAGGCTCGAACGAACATCCGCTCTTTCATAAAGAAGTCTTTTTATTTAAAGTATTAGCTTCCGCAATTTTAGTACTAGTTATTGCTATTATGTTCAAACAACCACAAGCAGTATTAGATAAACCACGTCAATTTGTGGAACGTTCCATGGAAGAAAGCTTTCAATTTGCAGCCTTTACGAATTGGTATGAAAATCAATTTGGTGATGCTTTAGCACTCTTTCCTGGAACAGGTTCCAAGTCAAGTAACGAGCAAACAGACATTCAATATGCCGTGCCAGCATCAAGTAGAGTGATGGAAAATTTTGAAACGAACGGTCAAGGCATTATGGTCGAAACAGACGTGCATGCTCCCGTAACTGCTATGAACGAGGGCTGGGTTACATTTGCAGGCAATAAATCAGATACAGGAACAACGGTTATTCTACAACATGTCGACGGCTCTTACAGCTGGTATGGACAGTTAGGAAGTGTCGATGTAAAACTATTTGACCTTGTACCAAAAGGAACAGAAGTAGGAAGAACGAGCGCATCAGAAGATGGAACGAAAGGTGTTTTTTATTTTGCCATTCAAAAAGACGATCAATTTATCGATCCTACACAGGTGATATCATTTGAATAG